From a region of the Drosophila ananassae strain 14024-0371.13 chromosome XL, ASM1763931v2, whole genome shotgun sequence genome:
- the LOC6503510 gene encoding DNA-binding protein Ewg isoform X5, translating to MLDEDIQSLGSEDDDEDLISSDGSLYEGDLGPLPVNDDVAHQLAAAGPVGVAAAAAIASSKKRKRPHCFETNPSVRKRQQNRLLRKLRGIIYEFTGRVGKQAVVLVATPGKPNTSYKVFGAKPLEDVLRNLKNIVMDELDNALAQQAPPPPQDDPSLFELPGLVIDGIPTPVEKMTQAQLRAFIPLMLKYSTGRGKPGWGRESTRPPWWPKELPWANVRMDARSEDDKQKISWTHALRKIVINCYKYHGREDLLPTFADDEDKVNALISQSGDEDEDMELSNPPTIHTVTTMTPPTGNSNQPQQVNVVKINSAGTVITTHTAQSNTPAPTIIQSTNNQHVTTTATLPASTKIEICQAPAPQQQQQQQQQSQQQQQHHHQQQHQQQQSQHHQTTGLPSTVHIQPVSGGQPQTIQLTTASGTATATAVPTTAAAVSAAAAAAAAAQSNAAQTVTAQQIANAQVCIEPITLSDVDYTTQTVLSQNADGTVSLIQVDPNNPIITLPDGTTAQVQGVATLHQGEGGATIQTVQSLTDVNGHENMTVDLTETQDGQIFITTEDGQGYPVSVSNVISVPVSMYQSVMANMQQITNSDGTVCLAPMQVENGDQLETITVSPGMHQMMIQGGPGQEPQLVQVVSLKDATLLSKAMEAINSGNVKTEDTIIMEQ from the exons ATGCTCGACGAGGACATCCAGTCCCTGGGCTCCGAGGACGACGATGAGGATCTCATCAGCAGCGATGGCAGTCTCTATGAGGGCGATCTCGGCCCCCTGCCCGTCAACGACGATGTCGCCCATCAGCTGGCCGCCGCTGGgccagtgggcgtggcagccGCTGCCGCCATTGCCAGTTCCAAGAAGCGAAAGCGTCCACACTGCTTCGAAACGAATCCCTCGGTGCGGAAGAGGCAACAGAACCGTTTGTTGAGGAAGCTGAGAGGCATCATCTACGAGTTTACGGGCCGGGTGGGCAAGCAGGCGGTGGTGCTGGTGGCCACGCCGGGGAAACCCAACACCAGTTACAAGGTATTTGGGGCCAAGCCGCTGGAGGATGTGCTGCGGAATCTGAAGAACATTGTGATGGACGAGCTGGACAATGCACTGGCCCAGCAGGCGCCACCACCGCCCCAGGACGATCCCTCGCTGTTCGAGTTGCCCGGTCTGGTAATTGATGGTATACCCACTCCGGTGGAGAAGATGACCCAGGCCCAGTTGCGGGCATTCATTCCGCTGATGCTCAAGTATTCCACTGGAAGGGGCAAGCCCGGCTGGGGCAGGGAGTCCACTCGACCGCCATGGTGGCCCAAGGAGCTGCCCTGGGCCAATGTACGGATGGATGCCAGGTCCGAGGATGACAAGCAGAAG ATCAGCTGGACCCATGCCCTGAGGAAGATCGTGATCAACTGCTACAAGTACCATGGACGGGAGGATCTGCTGCCGACGTTCGCCGATGATGAGGACAAGGTGAACGCCCTGATCTCGCAGTCGGGCGATGAGGACGAGGACATGGAGCTCTCCAATCCACCAACTATACACACGGTGACCACCATGACACCACCCACGGGCAACAGCAAT CAACCGCAACAGGTCAACGTCGTTAAGATCAACAGCGCCGGCACAGTGATCACCACGCACACGGCCCAGAGCAACACCCCAGCCCCCACGATCATCCAGAGCACCAATAACCAGCACGTGACCACCACGGCCACGCTGCCCGCCTCCACAAAGATCGAGATCTGTCAGGCCCCAGCcccgcagcagcaacaacagcagcagcaacagagccaacagcagcagcaacatcatcatcagcaacagcatcagcagcaacagagcCAACACCATCAGACTACGGGACTGCCAAGCACCGTTCATATCCAGCCGGTGAGCGGAGGACAGCCGCAGACCATCCAACTGACCACCGCCAGTGGCACGGCCACGGCGACAGCGGTCCCGACAACAGCAGCTGCCGTAAGTGCCGCTGCTGCGGCGGCAGCGGCCGCCCAGTCGAATGCCGCCCAAACGGTCACCGCCCAGCAGATCGCCAATGCCCAAGTCTGCATCGAGCCCATAACGCTGAGCGACGTTGAT tATACCACCCAGACGGTTCTCTCGCAGAATGCCGATGGCACTGTGTCCCTGATCCAGGTGGATCCCAATAATCCCATCATTACCCTGCCGGATGGAACCACAGCTCAGGTTCAGGGCGTGGCAACG CTCCATCAAGGCGAGGGCGGCGCCACCATCCAGACAGTACAGAGTCTCACCGACGTCAATGGCCACGAGAACATGACCGTGGACCTCACCGAGACGCAAGATGGCCAAATATTCATCACCACCGAGGATGGTCAGG GCTATCCCGTGTCGGTGAGCAATGTGATCTCGGTGCCAGTGTCCATGTACCAGTCCGTGATGGCGAACATGCAGCAGATAACGAATAGCGACGGCACCGTGTGCCTGGCGCCCATGCAG GTGGAgaatggcgaccaactggaaACTATTACCGTCTCGCCCGGCATGCACCAAATGATGATCCAAGGCGGCCCCGGCCAGGAACCCCAACTGGTCCAGGTCGTCAGTCTCAAGGATGCCACACTCCTCAGCAAGGCCATGGAGGCCATCAACTCCGGCAACGTTAAGACCGAGGATACAATTATAATGGAGCAATAG
- the LOC6503510 gene encoding DNA-binding protein Ewg isoform X4, protein MLDEDIQSLGSEDDDEDLISSDGSLYEGDLGPLPVNDDVAHQLAAAGPVGVAAAAAIASSKKRKRPHCFETNPSVRKRQQNRLLRKLRGIIYEFTGRVGKQAVVLVATPGKPNTSYKVFGAKPLEDVLRNLKNIVMDELDNALAQQAPPPPQDDPSLFELPGLVIDGIPTPVEKMTQAQLRAFIPLMLKYSTGRGKPGWGRESTRPPWWPKELPWANVRMDARSEDDKQKISWTHALRKIVINCYKYHGREDLLPTFADDEDKVNALISQSGDEDEDMELSNPPTIHTVTTMTPPTGNSNQPQQVNVVKINSAGTVITTHTAQSNTPAPTIIQSTNNQHVTTTATLPASTKIEICQAPAPQQQQQQQQQSQQQQQHHHQQQHQQQQSQHHQTTGLPSTVHIQPVSGGQPQTIQLTTASGTATATAVPTTAAAVSAAAAAAAAAQSNAAQTVTAQQIANAQVCIEPITLSDVDYTTQTVLSQNADGTVSLIQVDPNNPIITLPDGTTAQVQGVATLHQGEGGATIQTVQSLTDVNGHENMTVDLTETQDGQIFITTEDGQGYPVSVSNVISVPVSMYQSVMANMQQITNSDGTVCLAPMQI, encoded by the exons ATGCTCGACGAGGACATCCAGTCCCTGGGCTCCGAGGACGACGATGAGGATCTCATCAGCAGCGATGGCAGTCTCTATGAGGGCGATCTCGGCCCCCTGCCCGTCAACGACGATGTCGCCCATCAGCTGGCCGCCGCTGGgccagtgggcgtggcagccGCTGCCGCCATTGCCAGTTCCAAGAAGCGAAAGCGTCCACACTGCTTCGAAACGAATCCCTCGGTGCGGAAGAGGCAACAGAACCGTTTGTTGAGGAAGCTGAGAGGCATCATCTACGAGTTTACGGGCCGGGTGGGCAAGCAGGCGGTGGTGCTGGTGGCCACGCCGGGGAAACCCAACACCAGTTACAAGGTATTTGGGGCCAAGCCGCTGGAGGATGTGCTGCGGAATCTGAAGAACATTGTGATGGACGAGCTGGACAATGCACTGGCCCAGCAGGCGCCACCACCGCCCCAGGACGATCCCTCGCTGTTCGAGTTGCCCGGTCTGGTAATTGATGGTATACCCACTCCGGTGGAGAAGATGACCCAGGCCCAGTTGCGGGCATTCATTCCGCTGATGCTCAAGTATTCCACTGGAAGGGGCAAGCCCGGCTGGGGCAGGGAGTCCACTCGACCGCCATGGTGGCCCAAGGAGCTGCCCTGGGCCAATGTACGGATGGATGCCAGGTCCGAGGATGACAAGCAGAAG ATCAGCTGGACCCATGCCCTGAGGAAGATCGTGATCAACTGCTACAAGTACCATGGACGGGAGGATCTGCTGCCGACGTTCGCCGATGATGAGGACAAGGTGAACGCCCTGATCTCGCAGTCGGGCGATGAGGACGAGGACATGGAGCTCTCCAATCCACCAACTATACACACGGTGACCACCATGACACCACCCACGGGCAACAGCAAT CAACCGCAACAGGTCAACGTCGTTAAGATCAACAGCGCCGGCACAGTGATCACCACGCACACGGCCCAGAGCAACACCCCAGCCCCCACGATCATCCAGAGCACCAATAACCAGCACGTGACCACCACGGCCACGCTGCCCGCCTCCACAAAGATCGAGATCTGTCAGGCCCCAGCcccgcagcagcaacaacagcagcagcaacagagccaacagcagcagcaacatcatcatcagcaacagcatcagcagcaacagagcCAACACCATCAGACTACGGGACTGCCAAGCACCGTTCATATCCAGCCGGTGAGCGGAGGACAGCCGCAGACCATCCAACTGACCACCGCCAGTGGCACGGCCACGGCGACAGCGGTCCCGACAACAGCAGCTGCCGTAAGTGCCGCTGCTGCGGCGGCAGCGGCCGCCCAGTCGAATGCCGCCCAAACGGTCACCGCCCAGCAGATCGCCAATGCCCAAGTCTGCATCGAGCCCATAACGCTGAGCGACGTTGAT tATACCACCCAGACGGTTCTCTCGCAGAATGCCGATGGCACTGTGTCCCTGATCCAGGTGGATCCCAATAATCCCATCATTACCCTGCCGGATGGAACCACAGCTCAGGTTCAGGGCGTGGCAACG CTCCATCAAGGCGAGGGCGGCGCCACCATCCAGACAGTACAGAGTCTCACCGACGTCAATGGCCACGAGAACATGACCGTGGACCTCACCGAGACGCAAGATGGCCAAATATTCATCACCACCGAGGATGGTCAGG GCTATCCCGTGTCGGTGAGCAATGTGATCTCGGTGCCAGTGTCCATGTACCAGTCCGTGATGGCGAACATGCAGCAGATAACGAATAGCGACGGCACCGTGTGCCTGGCGCCCATGCAG ATATGA
- the LOC6503510 gene encoding DNA-binding protein Ewg isoform X3, translated as MLDEDIQSLGSEDDDEDLISSDGSLYEGDLGPLPVNDDVAHQLAAAGPVGVAAAAAIASSKKRKRPHCFETNPSVRKRQQNRLLRKLRGIIYEFTGRVGKQAVVLVATPGKPNTSYKVFGAKPLEDVLRNLKNIVMDELDNALAQQAPPPPQDDPSLFELPGLVIDGIPTPVEKMTQAQLRAFIPLMLKYSTGRGKPGWGRESTRPPWWPKELPWANVRMDARSEDDKQKISWTHALRKIVINCYKYHGREDLLPTFADDEDKVNALISQSGDEDEDMELSNPPTIHTVTTMTPPTGNSNQPQQVNVVKINSAGTVITTHTAQSNTPAPTIIQSTNNQHVTTTATLPASTKIEICQAPAPQQQQQQQQQSQQQQQHHHQQQHQQQQSQHHQTTGLPSTVHIQPVSGGQPQTIQLTTASGTATATAVPTTAAAVSAAAAAAAAAQSNAAQTVTAQQIANAQVCIEPITLSDVDYTTQTVLSQNADGTVSLIQVDPNNPIITLPDGTTAQVQGVATLHQGEGGATIQTVQSLTDVNGHENMTVDLTETQDGQIFITTEDGQGYPVSVSNVISVPVSMYQSVMANMQQITNSDGTVCLAPMQLVK; from the exons ATGCTCGACGAGGACATCCAGTCCCTGGGCTCCGAGGACGACGATGAGGATCTCATCAGCAGCGATGGCAGTCTCTATGAGGGCGATCTCGGCCCCCTGCCCGTCAACGACGATGTCGCCCATCAGCTGGCCGCCGCTGGgccagtgggcgtggcagccGCTGCCGCCATTGCCAGTTCCAAGAAGCGAAAGCGTCCACACTGCTTCGAAACGAATCCCTCGGTGCGGAAGAGGCAACAGAACCGTTTGTTGAGGAAGCTGAGAGGCATCATCTACGAGTTTACGGGCCGGGTGGGCAAGCAGGCGGTGGTGCTGGTGGCCACGCCGGGGAAACCCAACACCAGTTACAAGGTATTTGGGGCCAAGCCGCTGGAGGATGTGCTGCGGAATCTGAAGAACATTGTGATGGACGAGCTGGACAATGCACTGGCCCAGCAGGCGCCACCACCGCCCCAGGACGATCCCTCGCTGTTCGAGTTGCCCGGTCTGGTAATTGATGGTATACCCACTCCGGTGGAGAAGATGACCCAGGCCCAGTTGCGGGCATTCATTCCGCTGATGCTCAAGTATTCCACTGGAAGGGGCAAGCCCGGCTGGGGCAGGGAGTCCACTCGACCGCCATGGTGGCCCAAGGAGCTGCCCTGGGCCAATGTACGGATGGATGCCAGGTCCGAGGATGACAAGCAGAAG ATCAGCTGGACCCATGCCCTGAGGAAGATCGTGATCAACTGCTACAAGTACCATGGACGGGAGGATCTGCTGCCGACGTTCGCCGATGATGAGGACAAGGTGAACGCCCTGATCTCGCAGTCGGGCGATGAGGACGAGGACATGGAGCTCTCCAATCCACCAACTATACACACGGTGACCACCATGACACCACCCACGGGCAACAGCAAT CAACCGCAACAGGTCAACGTCGTTAAGATCAACAGCGCCGGCACAGTGATCACCACGCACACGGCCCAGAGCAACACCCCAGCCCCCACGATCATCCAGAGCACCAATAACCAGCACGTGACCACCACGGCCACGCTGCCCGCCTCCACAAAGATCGAGATCTGTCAGGCCCCAGCcccgcagcagcaacaacagcagcagcaacagagccaacagcagcagcaacatcatcatcagcaacagcatcagcagcaacagagcCAACACCATCAGACTACGGGACTGCCAAGCACCGTTCATATCCAGCCGGTGAGCGGAGGACAGCCGCAGACCATCCAACTGACCACCGCCAGTGGCACGGCCACGGCGACAGCGGTCCCGACAACAGCAGCTGCCGTAAGTGCCGCTGCTGCGGCGGCAGCGGCCGCCCAGTCGAATGCCGCCCAAACGGTCACCGCCCAGCAGATCGCCAATGCCCAAGTCTGCATCGAGCCCATAACGCTGAGCGACGTTGAT tATACCACCCAGACGGTTCTCTCGCAGAATGCCGATGGCACTGTGTCCCTGATCCAGGTGGATCCCAATAATCCCATCATTACCCTGCCGGATGGAACCACAGCTCAGGTTCAGGGCGTGGCAACG CTCCATCAAGGCGAGGGCGGCGCCACCATCCAGACAGTACAGAGTCTCACCGACGTCAATGGCCACGAGAACATGACCGTGGACCTCACCGAGACGCAAGATGGCCAAATATTCATCACCACCGAGGATGGTCAGG GCTATCCCGTGTCGGTGAGCAATGTGATCTCGGTGCCAGTGTCCATGTACCAGTCCGTGATGGCGAACATGCAGCAGATAACGAATAGCGACGGCACCGTGTGCCTGGCGCCCATGCAG cttGTTAAGTAG
- the LOC6503510 gene encoding DNA-binding protein Ewg isoform X1, with product MLDEDIQSLGSEDDDEDLISSDGSLYEGDLGPLPVNDDVAHQLAAAGPVGVAAAAAIASSKKRKRPHCFETNPSVRKRQQNRLLRKLRGIIYEFTGRVGKQAVVLVATPGKPNTSYKVFGAKPLEDVLRNLKNIVMDELDNALAQQAPPPPQDDPSLFELPGLVIDGIPTPVEKMTQAQLRAFIPLMLKYSTGRGKPGWGRESTRPPWWPKELPWANVRMDARSEDDKQKISWTHALRKIVINCYKYHGREDLLPTFADDEDKVNALISQSGDEDEDMELSNPPTIHTVTTMTPPTGNSNQPQQVNVVKINSAGTVITTHTAQSNTPAPTIIQSTNNQHVTTTATLPASTKIEICQAPAPQQQQQQQQQSQQQQQHHHQQQHQQQQSQHHQTTGLPSTVHIQPVSGGQPQTIQLTTASGTATATAVPTTAAAVSAAAAAAAAAQSNAAQTVTAQQIANAQVCIEPITLSDVDYTTQTVLSQNADGTVSLIQVDPNNPIITLPDGTTAQVQGVATLHQGEGGATIQTVQSLTDVNGHENMTVDLTETQDGQIFITTEDGQGYPVSVSNVISVPVSMYQSVMANMQQITNSDGTVCLAPMQVDTSATRSSSNTTTTTGGGANFAGVQCYSLISAGTAVGRRGGGATLVGQPATLQAAPGGRYYLAATTTSTTSAAAASVNVGNSSGSSFQNNNNSALANNNNSIKMPLPIVLAGPAMGQVAASTRSTRRGGNLPGEVALGQRRRKPGAGGGGSSSSLKTKSTKSMEVTTTSSSASSCSSSAIRCVDSASLTNFHLQLPAKTIKLEHLE from the exons ATGCTCGACGAGGACATCCAGTCCCTGGGCTCCGAGGACGACGATGAGGATCTCATCAGCAGCGATGGCAGTCTCTATGAGGGCGATCTCGGCCCCCTGCCCGTCAACGACGATGTCGCCCATCAGCTGGCCGCCGCTGGgccagtgggcgtggcagccGCTGCCGCCATTGCCAGTTCCAAGAAGCGAAAGCGTCCACACTGCTTCGAAACGAATCCCTCGGTGCGGAAGAGGCAACAGAACCGTTTGTTGAGGAAGCTGAGAGGCATCATCTACGAGTTTACGGGCCGGGTGGGCAAGCAGGCGGTGGTGCTGGTGGCCACGCCGGGGAAACCCAACACCAGTTACAAGGTATTTGGGGCCAAGCCGCTGGAGGATGTGCTGCGGAATCTGAAGAACATTGTGATGGACGAGCTGGACAATGCACTGGCCCAGCAGGCGCCACCACCGCCCCAGGACGATCCCTCGCTGTTCGAGTTGCCCGGTCTGGTAATTGATGGTATACCCACTCCGGTGGAGAAGATGACCCAGGCCCAGTTGCGGGCATTCATTCCGCTGATGCTCAAGTATTCCACTGGAAGGGGCAAGCCCGGCTGGGGCAGGGAGTCCACTCGACCGCCATGGTGGCCCAAGGAGCTGCCCTGGGCCAATGTACGGATGGATGCCAGGTCCGAGGATGACAAGCAGAAG ATCAGCTGGACCCATGCCCTGAGGAAGATCGTGATCAACTGCTACAAGTACCATGGACGGGAGGATCTGCTGCCGACGTTCGCCGATGATGAGGACAAGGTGAACGCCCTGATCTCGCAGTCGGGCGATGAGGACGAGGACATGGAGCTCTCCAATCCACCAACTATACACACGGTGACCACCATGACACCACCCACGGGCAACAGCAAT CAACCGCAACAGGTCAACGTCGTTAAGATCAACAGCGCCGGCACAGTGATCACCACGCACACGGCCCAGAGCAACACCCCAGCCCCCACGATCATCCAGAGCACCAATAACCAGCACGTGACCACCACGGCCACGCTGCCCGCCTCCACAAAGATCGAGATCTGTCAGGCCCCAGCcccgcagcagcaacaacagcagcagcaacagagccaacagcagcagcaacatcatcatcagcaacagcatcagcagcaacagagcCAACACCATCAGACTACGGGACTGCCAAGCACCGTTCATATCCAGCCGGTGAGCGGAGGACAGCCGCAGACCATCCAACTGACCACCGCCAGTGGCACGGCCACGGCGACAGCGGTCCCGACAACAGCAGCTGCCGTAAGTGCCGCTGCTGCGGCGGCAGCGGCCGCCCAGTCGAATGCCGCCCAAACGGTCACCGCCCAGCAGATCGCCAATGCCCAAGTCTGCATCGAGCCCATAACGCTGAGCGACGTTGAT tATACCACCCAGACGGTTCTCTCGCAGAATGCCGATGGCACTGTGTCCCTGATCCAGGTGGATCCCAATAATCCCATCATTACCCTGCCGGATGGAACCACAGCTCAGGTTCAGGGCGTGGCAACG CTCCATCAAGGCGAGGGCGGCGCCACCATCCAGACAGTACAGAGTCTCACCGACGTCAATGGCCACGAGAACATGACCGTGGACCTCACCGAGACGCAAGATGGCCAAATATTCATCACCACCGAGGATGGTCAGG GCTATCCCGTGTCGGTGAGCAATGTGATCTCGGTGCCAGTGTCCATGTACCAGTCCGTGATGGCGAACATGCAGCAGATAACGAATAGCGACGGCACCGTGTGCCTGGCGCCCATGCAGGTAGATACAAGTGCCACACGTAGTTCAtccaacaccaccaccaccaccggcGGAGGCGCCAACTTTGCGGGCGTCCAGTGTTACTCGCTGATTAGTGCAGGAACGGCGGTGGGTCGGCGTGGTGGCGGTGCAACATTGGTGGGTCAGCCGGCCACCTTGCAGGCGGCGCCCGGGGGCAGATACTACCTAGcggccaccaccaccagcaccacctcCGCGGCGGCAGCCAGTGTCAACGTCGGCAACAGTAGTGGGAGTAGCTTCCAGAATAACAACAATAGTGCGCTAGCGAATAACAATAATAGCATTAAGATGCCGCTGCCCATTGTCCTGGCTGGGCCGGCAATGGGTCAGGTGGCTGCCAGTACCAGGTCCACCAGAAGGGGAGGGAATTTACCAGGCGAGGTAGCCTTGGGTCAGAGGCGTAGAAAGCCGGGGGCAGGAGGCGGTGGCAGTAGCAGTTCTCTGAAAACGAAAAGTACAAAGTCCATGGAGGTGACAACCACCTCGTCCTCggcctcctcctgctcctcgtCGGCGATTAGGTGTGTGGACAGTGCCAGTTTGACGAACTTTCACTTGCAGCTGCCAGCCAAGACCATCAAACTGGAGCACCTGGAGTAG
- the LOC6503510 gene encoding DNA-binding protein Ewg isoform X2 — translation MLDEDIQSLGSEDDDEDLISSDGSLYEGDLGPLPVNDDVAHQLAAAGPVGVAAAAAIASSKKRKRPHCFETNPSVRKRQQNRLLRKLRGIIYEFTGRVGKQAVVLVATPGKPNTSYKVFGAKPLEDVLRNLKNIVMDELDNALAQQAPPPPQDDPSLFELPGLVIDGIPTPVEKMTQAQLRAFIPLMLKYSTGRGKPGWGRESTRPPWWPKELPWANVRMDARSEDDKQKISWTHALRKIVINCYKYHGREDLLPTFADDEDKVNALISQSGDEDEDMELSNPPTIHTVTTMTPPTGNSNQPQQVNVVKINSAGTVITTHTAQSNTPAPTIIQSTNNQHVTTTATLPASTKIEICQAPAPQQQQQQQQQSQQQQQHHHQQQHQQQQSQHHQTTGLPSTVHIQPVSGGQPQTIQLTTASGTATATAVPTTAAAYTTQTVLSQNADGTVSLIQVDPNNPIITLPDGTTAQVQGVATLHQGEGGATIQTVQSLTDVNGHENMTVDLTETQDGQIFITTEDGQGYPVSVSNVISVPVSMYQSVMANMQQITNSDGTVCLAPMQVDTSATRSSSNTTTTTGGGANFAGVQCYSLISAGTAVGRRGGGATLVGQPATLQAAPGGRYYLAATTTSTTSAAAASVNVGNSSGSSFQNNNNSALANNNNSIKMPLPIVLAGPAMGQVAASTRSTRRGGNLPGEVALGQRRRKPGAGGGGSSSSLKTKSTKSMEVTTTSSSASSCSSSAIRCVDSASLTNFHLQLPAKTIKLEHLE, via the exons ATGCTCGACGAGGACATCCAGTCCCTGGGCTCCGAGGACGACGATGAGGATCTCATCAGCAGCGATGGCAGTCTCTATGAGGGCGATCTCGGCCCCCTGCCCGTCAACGACGATGTCGCCCATCAGCTGGCCGCCGCTGGgccagtgggcgtggcagccGCTGCCGCCATTGCCAGTTCCAAGAAGCGAAAGCGTCCACACTGCTTCGAAACGAATCCCTCGGTGCGGAAGAGGCAACAGAACCGTTTGTTGAGGAAGCTGAGAGGCATCATCTACGAGTTTACGGGCCGGGTGGGCAAGCAGGCGGTGGTGCTGGTGGCCACGCCGGGGAAACCCAACACCAGTTACAAGGTATTTGGGGCCAAGCCGCTGGAGGATGTGCTGCGGAATCTGAAGAACATTGTGATGGACGAGCTGGACAATGCACTGGCCCAGCAGGCGCCACCACCGCCCCAGGACGATCCCTCGCTGTTCGAGTTGCCCGGTCTGGTAATTGATGGTATACCCACTCCGGTGGAGAAGATGACCCAGGCCCAGTTGCGGGCATTCATTCCGCTGATGCTCAAGTATTCCACTGGAAGGGGCAAGCCCGGCTGGGGCAGGGAGTCCACTCGACCGCCATGGTGGCCCAAGGAGCTGCCCTGGGCCAATGTACGGATGGATGCCAGGTCCGAGGATGACAAGCAGAAG ATCAGCTGGACCCATGCCCTGAGGAAGATCGTGATCAACTGCTACAAGTACCATGGACGGGAGGATCTGCTGCCGACGTTCGCCGATGATGAGGACAAGGTGAACGCCCTGATCTCGCAGTCGGGCGATGAGGACGAGGACATGGAGCTCTCCAATCCACCAACTATACACACGGTGACCACCATGACACCACCCACGGGCAACAGCAAT CAACCGCAACAGGTCAACGTCGTTAAGATCAACAGCGCCGGCACAGTGATCACCACGCACACGGCCCAGAGCAACACCCCAGCCCCCACGATCATCCAGAGCACCAATAACCAGCACGTGACCACCACGGCCACGCTGCCCGCCTCCACAAAGATCGAGATCTGTCAGGCCCCAGCcccgcagcagcaacaacagcagcagcaacagagccaacagcagcagcaacatcatcatcagcaacagcatcagcagcaacagagcCAACACCATCAGACTACGGGACTGCCAAGCACCGTTCATATCCAGCCGGTGAGCGGAGGACAGCCGCAGACCATCCAACTGACCACCGCCAGTGGCACGGCCACGGCGACAGCGGTCCCGACAACAGCAGCTGCC tATACCACCCAGACGGTTCTCTCGCAGAATGCCGATGGCACTGTGTCCCTGATCCAGGTGGATCCCAATAATCCCATCATTACCCTGCCGGATGGAACCACAGCTCAGGTTCAGGGCGTGGCAACG CTCCATCAAGGCGAGGGCGGCGCCACCATCCAGACAGTACAGAGTCTCACCGACGTCAATGGCCACGAGAACATGACCGTGGACCTCACCGAGACGCAAGATGGCCAAATATTCATCACCACCGAGGATGGTCAGG GCTATCCCGTGTCGGTGAGCAATGTGATCTCGGTGCCAGTGTCCATGTACCAGTCCGTGATGGCGAACATGCAGCAGATAACGAATAGCGACGGCACCGTGTGCCTGGCGCCCATGCAGGTAGATACAAGTGCCACACGTAGTTCAtccaacaccaccaccaccaccggcGGAGGCGCCAACTTTGCGGGCGTCCAGTGTTACTCGCTGATTAGTGCAGGAACGGCGGTGGGTCGGCGTGGTGGCGGTGCAACATTGGTGGGTCAGCCGGCCACCTTGCAGGCGGCGCCCGGGGGCAGATACTACCTAGcggccaccaccaccagcaccacctcCGCGGCGGCAGCCAGTGTCAACGTCGGCAACAGTAGTGGGAGTAGCTTCCAGAATAACAACAATAGTGCGCTAGCGAATAACAATAATAGCATTAAGATGCCGCTGCCCATTGTCCTGGCTGGGCCGGCAATGGGTCAGGTGGCTGCCAGTACCAGGTCCACCAGAAGGGGAGGGAATTTACCAGGCGAGGTAGCCTTGGGTCAGAGGCGTAGAAAGCCGGGGGCAGGAGGCGGTGGCAGTAGCAGTTCTCTGAAAACGAAAAGTACAAAGTCCATGGAGGTGACAACCACCTCGTCCTCggcctcctcctgctcctcgtCGGCGATTAGGTGTGTGGACAGTGCCAGTTTGACGAACTTTCACTTGCAGCTGCCAGCCAAGACCATCAAACTGGAGCACCTGGAGTAG